In Pseudomonadota bacterium, the genomic stretch GCCGGTCATCCCCTCGGGGTCGGCGGCCCAGTTGCGCCAGCGCAGCTTCTTGGGCAGCGGCGAGACGTACCCCTTCTCGGTGATCACGTACTCGTCCTCGCGGTCGTCGAAGATTTTCAGGAACAGCATCCACCCGATCTGGCTGATCCGCTGGGCGTCCCCGTCCACGCCCACGTCCTTGCGCATGATGTCCTGGATGGTCTTGATGACGGTGCTGATCGACATGAGTTATCGAACCTCTTTGCTAGGCGCTGTAGATCTCGTGTTCCAGCTCGCGGATGGCGGTGTCGAAGCCGTCCTTGCCGCCGAACAGCTTGACGATCTCGACGGGCGTGCCGAAGTCGGAGAGCGGCTTCACGTTGAGCACGGACGGGTCCTCGATGTTCTCGATACCTTCGACCGCGTACTTTTCCAGCAGCACGCCGAGCACGGCGCGGGCTTGCTCGCCGAACCTCTCCCAGTAGTGGCGCTTCTTCACGTTCTCCGCGCGCTCCCGGCGGGTGAGCGGCGGCGCACCGAACGCGACGTGGCAGACGAGGTCGAACGGCTCGACCTCCTTGCCCACCTCGTCGGCGAGCGCCTCGAAGAACACTCCTTGCTGCTCCAGCTCCTCGATGATCGCCCGCTTGCGGTCGGCTCCGGTCCACGTCTTGAGGAAAGAGTCGAGGGAGGCGTAGCGCGTTTTCACGCGCTTCTTCGTGTAATCCTTCAGCGACTCGGTGATCAGCTTGCCGTCCGCGCCGTAGTACTGGACGCGCTCGGCGACCACCGACACCCGCACGTCGTCCACCACGTACTTCTGGCGCGGATGGTGCGCGGGATCGGAGGGATCGGAGTGGGACGGGTGGGACGGGTCGGACAGGTGGGACGGGTCTTCTCCGACGCCAACTGGCGGGCCGTCGGCGACGTCGGGCGGCACGATCGGGCCGCTCTCCGGCGGAAAGTAGATCTGGACAGGGTCGCCGTCGAAGTTCGGGTCCGCGAACAGCTCGGTCGCCTTTTTGAAGTCCATGATCGTGAACCATAGCTTGTCGTGGTCCTCGCGGATGCGCGTGCCCCGGCCGATGATCTGTTTGAAGTCGGTCATCGACTGGATGCGCTGGTCGAGCACGATCAGCTTGCACGTCTGCGCGTCCACGCCGGTGGACATCAGCTTCGACGTCGTTGCGATCACCGGGTAGCGAACCTCGGGGTCGATGAAGTTGTCGAGCTCCTTCTTCCCCTCGTCGTTGTCGCCGGTGATCCGCATCACGTACTTCGGGTTCTTGGCGGCGAGGTCGGCGTTCAGGTTGACCAGCTCCTGACGCAT encodes the following:
- a CDS encoding type I restriction-modification system subunit M N-terminal domain-containing protein, encoding MSISTVIKTIQDIMRKDVGVDGDAQRISQIGWMLFLKIFDDREDEYVITEKGYVSPLPKKLRWRNWAADPEGMTG